A single Actinomycetota bacterium DNA region contains:
- the tpiA gene encoding triose-phosphate isomerase, giving the protein MARRPVIAGNWKMNKTHTEAISLVRTLSYELEERDYDRVEIVVCPPFTALRSVQIVVEEEHIPVALGAQNMHWEPSGAYTGEVSGAFLKAMHCRYVILGHSERRQLLGETDEWVARKVKSALAQDLLPILCVGETLDEREATRTEEIVGRQVRAALSGIDPASIGRLVVAYEPVWAIGSGRAATPEDAQSTCAFIRSVLGELAGDSAQATRIQYGGSVSPGNIASFMAQPDVDGALVGGAALEPKSFAMIVRY; this is encoded by the coding sequence ATGGCGCGACGTCCGGTCATAGCCGGCAACTGGAAGATGAACAAGACCCACACCGAGGCGATCTCGCTCGTCCGGACTTTGAGCTACGAGCTCGAGGAGCGCGACTACGACCGCGTGGAGATCGTGGTGTGCCCGCCTTTCACGGCCCTGCGGTCCGTGCAGATCGTCGTTGAGGAGGAGCACATACCGGTCGCCCTGGGAGCGCAGAACATGCACTGGGAGCCGTCGGGCGCGTACACCGGAGAGGTGTCCGGGGCCTTTCTCAAGGCCATGCACTGCAGGTACGTGATCCTCGGCCACTCTGAGCGCCGCCAGCTGCTTGGCGAGACGGACGAGTGGGTGGCAAGGAAGGTCAAGTCGGCCCTGGCCCAGGACCTCCTGCCGATCCTGTGCGTGGGCGAGACCCTGGATGAACGCGAGGCCACCCGCACCGAGGAGATCGTGGGGCGTCAGGTGCGCGCCGCATTGTCCGGGATCGACCCGGCCTCCATCGGCCGTCTGGTCGTGGCCTACGAGCCGGTCTGGGCGATCGGGTCCGGACGGGCAGCCACACCTGAGGACGCCCAGTCCACCTGCGCGTTCATCCGATCGGTGCTCGGCGAGCTGGCGGGCGACTCCGCCCAGGCCACCCGCATCCAGTACGGCGGCAGCGTAAGCCCCGGGAACATCGCGTCGTTCATGGCGCAGCCCGACGTCGACGGCGCGCTCGTCGGCGGCGCCGCCCTGGAGCCGAAGTCGTTTGCGATGATCGTCCGCTACTGA
- a CDS encoding alkaline phosphatase family protein: MPKSICYVILDGLGDDPVPSLGGRTPLEAARTPNLDSVAQRGRSGTVVTVGEDIAPESDIAVFSILGYDPRTHHAGRGPLEALGAGIEMRPGDLAWRANFATLGDDGRISDRRAGRDLSDSEARSLADAVNEGVRLEGAEARFLATSEHRGVLHLRASSPLSAEISNSDPAYERRGPLGIALETFEPLVKSCESLDDTAGSRLGAALTNEWTNQSRKLLDSHDVNAARVRRGRPPGNVVLLRDSGDHIPQVESLQERFGMSFACFAEMPVEIGIARVTGMAPVHVEASGEDPAAYARLAEQTLATLEGYDVLYVHIKGPDVPAHDGRAEDKRDVIEAIDEGYFGTLLPGLGPQVILAVTADHSTSCVRKAHTADPVPLVIAGPGVSPDGCRGYSEAEAASGALGRLRGTEILPMLVELARQ, encoded by the coding sequence ATGCCGAAGTCGATCTGCTACGTGATCCTCGACGGCCTCGGCGACGACCCCGTACCGTCCCTGGGCGGCCGCACCCCCCTGGAGGCCGCCCGCACGCCGAATCTCGACTCCGTGGCCCAGCGGGGACGCAGCGGCACGGTCGTCACGGTAGGCGAGGACATCGCCCCCGAGTCGGACATCGCCGTCTTCTCGATCCTCGGCTACGACCCCCGCACCCACCACGCCGGAAGGGGCCCCCTGGAAGCCCTGGGAGCCGGCATCGAGATGCGTCCGGGGGATCTCGCCTGGAGGGCCAACTTCGCGACCCTCGGCGACGACGGTCGGATCTCCGACCGGCGGGCGGGACGCGACCTGTCCGACTCGGAGGCGCGGTCACTGGCCGATGCCGTCAACGAGGGTGTCCGGCTGGAGGGAGCCGAGGCGCGGTTTCTCGCGACGTCCGAGCACCGGGGGGTCCTTCACCTGCGCGCGTCCTCGCCTCTGTCCGCCGAGATCTCCAACAGCGACCCCGCCTACGAGCGCCGCGGCCCCCTGGGGATCGCGCTGGAGACGTTCGAGCCGCTCGTGAAAAGCTGCGAGTCGCTGGACGACACCGCCGGCTCCAGGCTCGGCGCGGCCCTGACAAACGAGTGGACGAACCAGTCGCGCAAGCTCTTGGACTCCCACGACGTCAACGCGGCGCGTGTCCGGCGCGGACGGCCCCCGGGAAACGTGGTGCTGCTGCGCGACTCCGGGGACCACATACCGCAAGTCGAGTCGCTGCAGGAGCGATTCGGCATGTCGTTCGCGTGCTTCGCCGAGATGCCGGTGGAGATCGGCATCGCCAGGGTCACCGGCATGGCCCCTGTCCACGTCGAGGCTTCCGGCGAGGACCCTGCCGCCTACGCGAGGCTGGCCGAGCAGACGCTGGCCACGCTGGAGGGCTACGACGTCCTGTACGTCCACATCAAGGGGCCGGACGTGCCCGCGCACGACGGCCGCGCGGAGGACAAGCGCGACGTCATCGAGGCCATCGACGAGGGCTATTTCGGGACCCTGCTGCCGGGCCTCGGCCCCCAGGTGATCCTGGCCGTCACGGCGGACCACTCCACGTCCTGCGTGCGCAAGGCGCACACGGCGGATCCGGTTCCCCTGGTGATCGCGGGTCCCGGCGTTTCCCCCGACGGCTGCCGCGGATACTCGGAGGCCGAAGCTGCCTCGGGTGCCCTTGGGCGGCTGCGTGGCACCGAGATCCTGCCGATGCTCGTCGAGCTCGCCCGGCAGTGA
- the secG gene encoding preprotein translocase subunit SecG, whose product MINIALIVLHVIVSLILVALILLHSGRGTGLSDVFGGGGGALGGAGQMERNLDRITVVAALLFATTTLLLGLRLT is encoded by the coding sequence ATGATCAACATCGCCCTCATAGTCCTCCACGTCATCGTGTCGCTGATCCTGGTGGCGCTCATCCTGCTGCACTCGGGACGTGGCACCGGCCTGTCCGACGTTTTCGGTGGCGGCGGGGGAGCGCTGGGCGGGGCCGGACAGATGGAGCGCAACCTGGACCGCATCACGGTCGTGGCCGCCCTGCTGTTCGCGACTACGACGCTGCTGCTCGGCCTCCGCCTGACCTAG
- a CDS encoding ABC transporter substrate-binding protein → MSARRGRPTRLCLALVLLAASACPSDPKPPEPSPVGPPPTGTIRFGYPWEPPTLDPVARAGGSRPTRDILRPVLPSLFRMDAAMRPAPDLAEAWPAPRDFKTDPFSVALRLRKASWSDGKPITAEDVRFTWERLKAGPGAGRYRLLKDVQVQGPRRLTLHFHRPVRRWWALFSIDDPILPAHAYSPAWENGPTVSGGPFAFEGWTRGLSIRLRRNPGYWGKSAGVEAIDVTFVRDEEARLQLLSKGELDAAYAPGEPNFGARSGARGFAPTDGPLTGGPGASGPWGSTWWELDFSPARLKGREVLAEAAGHVADRALVAELLEDTGQQANGIPHQFPVLGPRAEGRPAIDGPWKPGGVDAARKALQGAGFKKSGDKFTKGGTAATFELAYANGSSAAASLARFIHFRMREVGVHVELIGVEPLRYEREWLPEGRADAMLVLRSGADAADASVYAAPPIQVPDLTPILDAAESAADVRKLRGGPQPGLPKAEWLKVQERLAASRLVVPLARVRAWTVSRGGISGPHSTGSAAGPLWNAADWRTTGS, encoded by the coding sequence TTGAGCGCCCGACGTGGGCGCCCGACCAGGCTGTGCCTGGCCCTGGTACTGCTGGCTGCCTCTGCGTGTCCGAGCGATCCCAAGCCGCCCGAGCCGTCGCCCGTCGGCCCCCCGCCCACCGGCACCATCCGGTTCGGCTACCCGTGGGAGCCCCCGACGCTTGACCCGGTGGCGCGCGCAGGCGGCTCACGCCCCACCCGGGACATCCTGCGCCCCGTCCTGCCCTCGCTTTTCAGGATGGACGCCGCCATGCGCCCGGCCCCCGACCTCGCGGAGGCCTGGCCCGCACCCCGGGACTTCAAGACGGACCCCTTTTCGGTGGCGCTGAGGCTGCGCAAGGCCTCCTGGAGCGACGGCAAGCCCATCACGGCCGAGGACGTCCGGTTTACGTGGGAGCGGCTGAAGGCCGGGCCCGGTGCGGGGCGGTACCGGCTGCTCAAAGACGTCCAGGTCCAGGGGCCGCGCCGCCTCACGCTCCACTTCCACCGTCCGGTCCGGAGGTGGTGGGCGCTGTTCTCCATCGACGACCCGATCCTGCCGGCGCACGCGTACTCACCGGCGTGGGAGAACGGGCCCACGGTCTCGGGCGGCCCGTTCGCGTTCGAAGGCTGGACCCGCGGCTTGTCGATCCGGCTGAGGCGCAATCCGGGCTATTGGGGCAAGAGCGCGGGGGTCGAGGCCATAGACGTGACGTTCGTCCGCGACGAAGAGGCGCGCCTACAACTGCTGTCCAAGGGTGAGCTCGACGCCGCCTACGCGCCGGGGGAACCGAATTTCGGGGCCCGATCCGGCGCTCGGGGCTTTGCTCCGACCGATGGCCCCCTCACGGGAGGTCCCGGCGCGTCCGGACCGTGGGGGAGCACCTGGTGGGAGCTGGACTTCAGCCCGGCCCGGCTGAAGGGACGCGAGGTTCTCGCAGAAGCCGCCGGTCACGTGGCGGACAGGGCGCTCGTGGCCGAGCTGCTGGAGGACACCGGCCAGCAGGCTAACGGGATCCCGCACCAGTTCCCGGTGCTCGGCCCCCGGGCCGAGGGGCGTCCGGCGATAGACGGCCCTTGGAAGCCAGGTGGGGTGGACGCGGCGCGCAAGGCACTGCAGGGAGCCGGGTTCAAAAAGTCCGGCGACAAGTTCACGAAGGGCGGCACCGCGGCCACCTTCGAGCTGGCCTACGCGAATGGATCGTCCGCGGCCGCCTCGCTCGCGAGGTTCATCCATTTCCGAATGAGGGAGGTGGGTGTGCACGTCGAGCTGATCGGGGTGGAGCCCCTTCGGTACGAACGCGAGTGGCTTCCCGAAGGGCGGGCGGACGCGATGCTGGTCCTGAGGTCGGGGGCCGACGCAGCGGACGCGTCCGTGTACGCCGCACCGCCCATACAGGTGCCGGACCTGACGCCGATTCTGGATGCCGCCGAGAGCGCGGCCGATGTCCGCAAGTTGCGCGGAGGTCCCCAGCCCGGCCTCCCGAAGGCCGAGTGGCTGAAGGTCCAGGAGCGGCTGGCTGCTTCACGGCTCGTGGTCCCTCTCGCCCGTGTCCGCGCCTGGACGGTCTCCCGTGGGGGCATCTCCGGACCTCACTCCACCGGATCCGCGGCCGGACCGCTTTGGAACGCCGCTGACTGGCGGACCACCGGATCCTGA
- a CDS encoding ABC transporter substrate-binding protein, producing the protein MRRLAATCALALAASACTDSEPPARPPSELRVGVRTVGSLDPLAVEALEGERGETLVRRQIFEGLVSHDPRTLEPKPGLASGWTVSPDARTFTFLLRKDVRFHDGTPVKASDVVFSLSRLARAACAPEASPTRGAPSYLLSLVVGYPDVAGGCKSDILAGVAALGDSTVSIALSEPWADFPSVLGHPAASVVPEAEIRSEHRQFGEKPVGTGPYTVAEAWDGGGMRLEAFGGYWGRQPAIRRVRVIGTRDEAGGYLDLLQGKLHYASVPANRARQARRKFGDDGFARTTGLYFFGFNLRSARGMKMLAFRQGLSMAADRSGIASAIFEGTRDPALGLTSPALPGGRARPCAAVCLHDADAARAKIAEAFPDGPPEITIGVPEEGSNPAVGEALAKAFGAAGVTARVVKRPVLDHVKGLDSGDLDLFQFGWVPAYPAADGLLFPLFASTARDNFMRYANPEVDRLLAEARRTVEPGDRVRRFAKAEEAILADLPVLPLLWYRSSAAMDLRLRASGGPAVDGLGLTNFARLSFGRPRETS; encoded by the coding sequence GTGCGCCGGCTCGCCGCCACCTGCGCGCTCGCGCTGGCCGCCTCGGCGTGCACCGACTCGGAGCCGCCGGCACGGCCTCCCTCCGAGCTGCGGGTGGGGGTCCGGACCGTCGGTTCGCTCGACCCGCTGGCCGTCGAGGCGCTCGAGGGCGAGCGGGGAGAGACCCTCGTTCGGCGGCAGATCTTCGAAGGGCTGGTGTCCCACGACCCCAGGACCCTGGAGCCCAAGCCGGGGCTCGCGTCAGGATGGACCGTCTCGCCGGACGCCCGCACCTTCACGTTCCTGCTCAGAAAGGACGTCCGGTTCCACGACGGGACCCCGGTCAAGGCGTCGGACGTCGTCTTCTCGCTGAGCCGTCTGGCCCGTGCGGCGTGCGCTCCCGAGGCCTCGCCCACGCGGGGTGCGCCCTCGTATCTGCTGTCGCTGGTGGTCGGGTACCCGGACGTCGCCGGCGGGTGCAAGTCCGACATCCTCGCGGGGGTCGCCGCCCTGGGGGACTCGACCGTCAGCATCGCTCTGAGCGAGCCGTGGGCGGACTTCCCGTCCGTCCTGGGACATCCCGCGGCGTCGGTTGTCCCGGAGGCGGAGATACGCAGCGAGCACCGCCAGTTCGGCGAGAAGCCCGTCGGAACCGGCCCCTACACGGTCGCTGAGGCCTGGGACGGCGGAGGCATGCGGTTGGAGGCCTTCGGGGGCTACTGGGGCCGCCAGCCCGCGATCAGGCGGGTTCGGGTCATCGGCACCAGGGACGAAGCAGGCGGGTACCTGGACCTGCTGCAGGGCAAGCTCCACTACGCGAGTGTCCCTGCCAACCGCGCCCGGCAGGCGCGCCGCAAGTTCGGCGACGACGGGTTCGCCCGCACCACGGGGTTGTACTTCTTCGGGTTCAACCTCAGAAGCGCCCGGGGCATGAAGATGCTGGCGTTCCGGCAGGGGCTGAGCATGGCCGCCGACCGCTCCGGCATCGCCTCCGCCATCTTCGAGGGCACGCGCGACCCGGCGCTGGGGCTCACGTCCCCCGCTCTGCCCGGAGGCCGGGCGCGCCCCTGCGCGGCCGTCTGCCTCCACGACGCCGACGCCGCCCGAGCCAAGATCGCAGAGGCGTTCCCGGACGGGCCGCCCGAAATCACGATCGGAGTCCCGGAGGAGGGGAGCAACCCGGCGGTGGGCGAGGCGCTGGCCAAGGCCTTCGGGGCTGCCGGGGTGACGGCGCGCGTGGTGAAGCGCCCCGTGCTGGATCACGTCAAAGGGCTGGACTCCGGTGACCTGGACCTCTTCCAGTTCGGGTGGGTCCCCGCATACCCGGCGGCCGACGGCCTTCTGTTCCCGCTGTTCGCATCCACGGCCCGCGACAACTTCATGCGCTATGCCAACCCGGAGGTGGACAGGCTTCTGGCAGAGGCTCGCCGGACGGTCGAGCCGGGGGACCGCGTCCGCCGGTTTGCGAAGGCCGAGGAGGCGATCCTGGCCGATCTGCCGGTGTTGCCGCTGCTGTGGTACCGGTCCAGCGCCGCCATGGACCTGCGACTGCGCGCCTCCGGGGGTCCGGCCGTCGACGGCCTCGGCCTCACGAATTTCGCGCGCCTGTCGTTTGGGCGCCCCCGCGAGACGTCTTGA